Part of the uncultured Anaeromusa sp. genome is shown below.
GGCTGGCGAGTACGAAATCATCGCCTGCTCGCCTCGCGTAGAAGCAGCTTCCTGACTGCCGCTTTGTCCCTGCAGCACCGCCGCGATATATGTCCGGTCAGCGACCGACTCATTCTGCTGCACTTTGTCCTTATCCGGATGGGCCAACAGCTTGCCTTTGTTATCTACAATATCTAAGTAACCGCCTTGCCCCACCTTGACCGCTTCCGCCATGGCCCACAGCGATTTCAGACTGATATCCGCCGCAAAAACACCGATAGGCTTGCCTGCGGCATCACGAATCGCGGTGGAAATGGTCACCGTCGGCGCCTTGGTAAAGGAAGAAATATAGGCGTCGCTAAAATGCAATTTCCCCGCCATGGCGTCTTTGAAATACGGACGGTCCGCCCGATTGGCCAAGGAGCCGGACGTTCTAGCGATCTGCATGCCGCTGGCGTCCATAACATAAATCAATTCCATATAAGCATTTTTCTGCTGCGCCGCTACAATCATTTCCTTGATTTGCGCCGCATCCATGCTCCGCGCCGTCGGCGTCGCCGCCAATGCCTCTGTCAAGCCTTTGGCATCGCTCATAAAGCGCTCGATTTCGCTAGCCGCTTGTCCGGTCAGCTCACGATTGCTTTCGGCAATATTGTCTTTTTTCTGCGTCACATTCATGTAAGTACTGACGCCGCCTACTAGCGCGGCGGACAAAAAGGCGAACAGAACCAACAGCACTATCAATTTGCTCTGCAAGGTCTGCTTTGTCACCGTTTTTAAAACTACCTTATCGCTCACAATCCTACACCCCTTCTCATTGTTACTGTCCGTATGTCGCGTTGGGCAAAACAGTTCAACCATTACAGGCTTATACATTCTTAGTTACCAAGTTCTGTACTTTGATTGTATAAAAAGCTCCTGTACTTTCTGTTAAAAATTGGTTAAACCTAGTTAAAAATTAACCTCTCAACATAGCGGAGCAACAACAATAAACCTCAGGGTTTAAGAAATGCAAGCTTCTATTATCCCCCTATGGCCTTGCTGTCGCTGGCCGTACCTCCCATGCCTTGACGGATCAGCTTTTCTACCAAAAAAACATCCATGGGCATAAATTCATAACTGCTCAACTCTTCCGGACCAGCCCAAGCCAGCTCATCATGACCGGAAAGTGAAAAATTCCCCTCCTGCCACTGCGCCCAATAAGCCAACAAACGCAGGTCCCCATAGGAGCGCAAAGCAAAGCGTCCTCCAATCGACACATTTAGACCCATAACGTCTACAAGATTCCGCTCTAAGCACGCTTCTGGCGCTTCATCCTGGTTACAAGTCCCCCAGGGAAATTCCCATAAACCTGCCTGTGTACGGCCCTCGCTGCGCCGCGCAATTAATACCTTGCCTTTTTTTACGATGAGTGCTGCTACGCGTTGTTGCATTCTCACCTTCTCCTTTCCAGCTAGTCGCTGTCGGATTATGTTTGTTTTCCTTGTTTTTCATCACTTTTCCTGCTAACCCACAAAAAAAAACTAAATTCTACCGGTAAATACGTCCCGAATCCGCCCTGTTTCGCTCCATTTTTGCACGTTTTCCCGAAGAAGATCATATAAAACTCCTGTTGGACGCTCTTCCAAATCATAGTAAACCTGATACAACGGCTTATTCAAATGAAGCAGCCTCTCCAAACGACTGGGCGTAGCCGAGACAATGGCCTCGCAGGCTGCGGCATTCAACGCCGTCTCCAGTTCCGCCAGCTGCTCCGGCTGATAGCCCAGCGCCGGCAGGACCTGCTGCAAATGCGGATACAACTCCCGCGCCCGCGCCAAAGTTCCTCGGGTCCATTCCCACGGCTCCACAACCTCAGCGCCGACAGCGCGAGCCGCCAGCAGACCCGCGCCATAGGGCATGCCGCCGTGCGTCACGGAAGGCCCGTCTTCCACCACCACCACCCGTTTACCCCTTAGCTCTTCGCCACGGTCCAAACGAGGCGGGGAAGCCGCCAACACCACCCTCGCCTTGGAGTTGACCTCTTCAATCGAAGCTTGCAGCAACGCCACCTCTTGCTGCGAAACGCTGTCCACTTTGTTGATCAGCACCGTATCCGCCATGCGCAAATTGGTTTCTCCTGGATGATACGAACGCTCGTGACCTAGCCGCAAAGGATCGGCTACCACAACCAGCCAGTCTGGCTGAAAAAAAGAGAAATCATTATTGCCGCCGTCCCAAAGAAGCACCTCCGCCTCCGCTTCGGCCGCCTCCAAAACCTCTCCGTAATCCACGCCCGCATAAACAATGTGCCCTGCCGCTAGATGCGGTTCATATTCCTCGCGTTCTTCCACCGTACAGCGAGCGCGCTGCAAATCCTCCACAGTAGCAAAGCGCTGACAGCGCTGGCGCTCCAACTCTCCATACGGCATGGGATGGCGTACGATAGCCACCCGCAGCCCCCATTCCTTCAGCCAAGACGCCAGCTTTCGCGAAACCTGGCTTTTGCCCGCGCCAGTCCGCACAGCACATACGGCAATAACAGGCTTAGACGCTTGCAACATCGTCCTAGTTGGACCTAAAAGACGAAAATCAGCTCCAGAAGCCAAGACTCTTGACGCTGCATGCATCACCGTTTCATGTGAAACATCGCTGTACGCAAAAACAACCTCATCTATCGCTTCCGCCCGCAGCAACGCTTCCAGCTCTTCTTCCGGCACAATGGGAACGCCCTGCGGATAGAAGCGCCCCGCCAATGACGGC
Proteins encoded:
- a CDS encoding NUDIX domain-containing protein, with protein sequence MQQRVAALIVKKGKVLIARRSEGRTQAGLWEFPWGTCNQDEAPEACLERNLVDVMGLNVSIGGRFALRSYGDLRLLAYWAQWQEGNFSLSGHDELAWAGPEELSSYEFMPMDVFLVEKLIRQGMGGTASDSKAIGG
- a CDS encoding cyclic 2,3-diphosphoglycerate synthase, with the translated sequence MRKVVILGAAGRDFHVFNTCFRNDADSRVVAFTATQIPDIAGRRYPPSLAGRFYPQGVPIVPEEELEALLRAEAIDEVVFAYSDVSHETVMHAASRVLASGADFRLLGPTRTMLQASKPVIAVCAVRTGAGKSQVSRKLASWLKEWGLRVAIVRHPMPYGELERQRCQRFATVEDLQRARCTVEEREEYEPHLAAGHIVYAGVDYGEVLEAAEAEAEVLLWDGGNNDFSFFQPDWLVVVADPLRLGHERSYHPGETNLRMADTVLINKVDSVSQQEVALLQASIEEVNSKARVVLAASPPRLDRGEELRGKRVVVVEDGPSVTHGGMPYGAGLLAARAVGAEVVEPWEWTRGTLARARELYPHLQQVLPALGYQPEQLAELETALNAAACEAIVSATPSRLERLLHLNKPLYQVYYDLEERPTGVLYDLLRENVQKWSETGRIRDVFTGRI